The Papaver somniferum cultivar HN1 chromosome 3, ASM357369v1, whole genome shotgun sequence genome includes a region encoding these proteins:
- the LOC113355686 gene encoding uncharacterized protein LOC113355686 isoform X2, translating into MRFKKGSKVEVLSKEEVPSGAWRCAEILWGNGHNYDVKYDWSPGSTGSPLMGRVSRKHIRPCPPSVGDSVDWLPGDLVEVLDNISWKIATVLKVMNRDYFLVRLLESSQELSVQKSFLRVRQSWQHDRWVIVGNGSVITEDGKPNNVSTARFYQTSCQIPGAVRKVKVKRCVGDNNLVGCQESNVISSGALKRESPYATSQVEGNTEAGRKFRAVGTDGRRQRMVSERPSFQEK; encoded by the exons ATGAGATTTAAGAAAGGTAGCAAGGTTGAAGTACTAAGTAAAGAGGAAGTTCCCTCAGGCGCCTGGCGTTGCGCTGAAATACTTTGGGGAAATGGCCACAATTATGATGTTAAGTATGACTGGTCTCCAGGAAGCACTGGCAGTCCATTGATGGGGAGAGTTTCTAGGAAGCATATTAGGCCTTGCCCTCCATCTGTGGGAGATTCAGTGGATTGGCTTCCCGGTGACCTTGTAGAGGTGTTGGACAACATATCTTGGAAGATTGCTACAGTTTTGAAGGTTATGAATAGAGATTACTTTTTGGTCAGACTTCTTGAGTCCTCTCAGGAATTGAGTGTTCAGAAATCTTTTCTTCGAGTGCGGCAATCCTGGCAGCATGATAGATGGGTTATTGTTGGAAAT GGTTCTGTGATCACCGAAGATGGAAAGCCTAATAATGTTTCAACTGCGAGGTTCTACCAGACAAGCTGCCAAATTCCAGGGGCAGTTCGAAAGGTGAAGGTGAAGCGATGTGTAGGAGATAACAATCTGGTAGGCTGTCAGGAGTCCAATGTGATTTCATCAGGAGCTTTGAAGAGAGAGTCACCATATGCCACGTCTCAGGTTGAAGGAAACACTGAAGCTGGTCGGAAATTCAGAGCAGTTGGTACGGATGGTAGGCGTCAACGAATGGTTTCTGAACGTCCTTCATTCCAGGAAAAG TGA
- the LOC113355686 gene encoding uncharacterized protein LOC113355686 isoform X1, whose protein sequence is MRFKKGSKVEVLSKEEVPSGAWRCAEILWGNGHNYDVKYDWSPGSTGSPLMGRVSRKHIRPCPPSVGDSVDWLPGDLVEVLDNISWKIATVLKVMNRDYFLVRLLESSQELSVQKSFLRVRQSWQHDRWVIVGNGSVITEDGKPNNVSTARFYQTSCQIPGAVRKVKVKRCVGDNNLVGCQESNVISSGALKRESPYATSQVEGNTEAGRKFRAVGTDGRRQRMVSERPSFQEKVVAAAFPQYLLGEKHMHASFTNRSRFSEMNVGRTQQSGDIGNFSQTGLESNDADGSDCSSVGSCGSTGDSRSKFPFHSLTSPTKDSDSSFSDAESFCGWGYEKEDSHPSKEELAAEIHRLELHAYRCTMEALYASGPLSWEQEELVTNLRLSLNISNDEHLMELKNLVSA, encoded by the exons ATGAGATTTAAGAAAGGTAGCAAGGTTGAAGTACTAAGTAAAGAGGAAGTTCCCTCAGGCGCCTGGCGTTGCGCTGAAATACTTTGGGGAAATGGCCACAATTATGATGTTAAGTATGACTGGTCTCCAGGAAGCACTGGCAGTCCATTGATGGGGAGAGTTTCTAGGAAGCATATTAGGCCTTGCCCTCCATCTGTGGGAGATTCAGTGGATTGGCTTCCCGGTGACCTTGTAGAGGTGTTGGACAACATATCTTGGAAGATTGCTACAGTTTTGAAGGTTATGAATAGAGATTACTTTTTGGTCAGACTTCTTGAGTCCTCTCAGGAATTGAGTGTTCAGAAATCTTTTCTTCGAGTGCGGCAATCCTGGCAGCATGATAGATGGGTTATTGTTGGAAAT GGTTCTGTGATCACCGAAGATGGAAAGCCTAATAATGTTTCAACTGCGAGGTTCTACCAGACAAGCTGCCAAATTCCAGGGGCAGTTCGAAAGGTGAAGGTGAAGCGATGTGTAGGAGATAACAATCTGGTAGGCTGTCAGGAGTCCAATGTGATTTCATCAGGAGCTTTGAAGAGAGAGTCACCATATGCCACGTCTCAGGTTGAAGGAAACACTGAAGCTGGTCGGAAATTCAGAGCAGTTGGTACGGATGGTAGGCGTCAACGAATGGTTTCTGAACGTCCTTCATTCCAGGAAAAGGTAGTTGCTGCTGCTTTCCCACAATATTTGTTGGGTGAAAAACACATGCATGCTTCCTTTACAAACAGATCTAGATTTTCTGAAATGAATGTGGGGAGAACACAGCAAAGCGGAGATATTGGGAATTTCTCTCAGACAGGGTTAGAAAGTAATGATGCTGACGGTAGTGATTGCTCCTCTGTTGGTAGTTGTGGTAGTACTGGCGATAGTCGCTCTAAATTTCCATTTCATTCTTTAACCAGCCCTACTAAAGATTCTGATAGTTCTTTTAGTGATGCTGAATCCTTCTGTGGTTGGGGATATGAGAAAGAAGATTCCCATCCTTCAAAAGAGGAATTGGCAGCAGAGATTCATAGATTAGAACTGCACGCTTATCGTTGCACCATGGAGGCCTTATATGCCTCTGGACCTTTAAGTTGGGAGCAGGAAGAACTAGTGACCAATCTTCGTCTtagtctcaacatttctaatgATGAGCATTTAATGGAGCTAAAGAATTTAGTTTCAGCTTAA